Proteins encoded in a region of the Diospyros lotus cultivar Yz01 chromosome 9, ASM1463336v1, whole genome shotgun sequence genome:
- the LOC127810240 gene encoding cell division control protein 2 homolog isoform X2: protein MDRYLGIDKIGEGGYGEVYKCYDTLDEKMVAVKKIFFLGDRDGVPGEVIREASILKETKHDNIVRLLDVLNEEKSVYLVFEHLDLNLLTFMKGIELPRDSQAIKDYLRHILSGVAYCHARKILHRDLKPANLLIDLRENRVKVADFGLARPVGVPLKSYTEQVGTPKYRAPEILLGSHQYSSAVDIWSVGCTFAEMVIWQPLFTGRTEIDLLLSIFSILGTPNEETWPGVTSLSEQINHLPKSNPKELAKVFQDLEPAGVNLLSKMLCLDPSKRITARDALKHEYLT, encoded by the exons ATGGACAGg TACCTGGGAATCGATAAGATTGGAGAAGGAGGTTATGGTGAGGTTTACAAATGTTATGATACTTTAGATGAAAAAATGGTCGCTGTTAAGAAGATTTTCTTCCTCGGTGATCGTGATGGTGTCCCAGGCGAGGTAATAAGGGAAGCCTCCATTCTAAAAGAGACGAAGCATGATAATATTGTCAG GTTGCTGGATGTCTTGAACGAAGAAAAATCTGTGTATCTCGTGTTCGAGCATCTGGACTTAAATCTCTTGACATTTATGAAGGGAATAGAACTTCCTAGGGATTCTCAAGCTATAAAA GACTATCTGCGTCACATTCTGTCTGGTGTGGCTTACTGTCATGCACGTAAGATTCTTCACCGAGATTTAAAACCTGCAAATTTGTTGATAGATCTCAGAGAAAACAGAGTGAAGGTAGCAGACTTTGGATTGGCTAGGCCAGTTGGTGTTCCCTTGAAGTCATATACTGAACAG GTAGGAACTCCCAAGTACAGGGCTCCAGAAATTTTGCTTGGCTCACACCAATACTCTTCTGCTGTTGACATCTGGTCTGTTGGTTGCACATTCGCTGAGATGGTAATCTGGCAGCCTCTTTTCACCGGCAGGACTGAAATTGATCTACTGCTCTCAATATTTAG CATTTTGGGCACACCAAATGAAGAAACTTGGCCTGGGGTGACCTCTTTATCTGAACAGATTAATCATCTACCCAAGAGCAATCCTAAG GAGCTGGCAAAGGTGTTCCAAGATCTTGAACCTGCCGGAGTCAATCTTCTCTCT AAAATGCTGTGTCTGGACCCAAGCAAAAGAATTACTGCTCGCGATGCGCTCAAGCATGAGTATCTCACTTAG
- the LOC127810240 gene encoding cell division control protein 2 homolog isoform X1 codes for MMWVGRQYLGIDKIGEGGYGEVYKCYDTLDEKMVAVKKIFFLGDRDGVPGEVIREASILKETKHDNIVRLLDVLNEEKSVYLVFEHLDLNLLTFMKGIELPRDSQAIKDYLRHILSGVAYCHARKILHRDLKPANLLIDLRENRVKVADFGLARPVGVPLKSYTEQVGTPKYRAPEILLGSHQYSSAVDIWSVGCTFAEMVIWQPLFTGRTEIDLLLSIFSILGTPNEETWPGVTSLSEQINHLPKSNPKELAKVFQDLEPAGVNLLSKMLCLDPSKRITARDALKHEYLT; via the exons ATGATGTGGGTTGGTCGACAGTACCTGGGAATCGATAAGATTGGAGAAGGAGGTTATGGTGAGGTTTACAAATGTTATGATACTTTAGATGAAAAAATGGTCGCTGTTAAGAAGATTTTCTTCCTCGGTGATCGTGATGGTGTCCCAGGCGAGGTAATAAGGGAAGCCTCCATTCTAAAAGAGACGAAGCATGATAATATTGTCAG GTTGCTGGATGTCTTGAACGAAGAAAAATCTGTGTATCTCGTGTTCGAGCATCTGGACTTAAATCTCTTGACATTTATGAAGGGAATAGAACTTCCTAGGGATTCTCAAGCTATAAAA GACTATCTGCGTCACATTCTGTCTGGTGTGGCTTACTGTCATGCACGTAAGATTCTTCACCGAGATTTAAAACCTGCAAATTTGTTGATAGATCTCAGAGAAAACAGAGTGAAGGTAGCAGACTTTGGATTGGCTAGGCCAGTTGGTGTTCCCTTGAAGTCATATACTGAACAG GTAGGAACTCCCAAGTACAGGGCTCCAGAAATTTTGCTTGGCTCACACCAATACTCTTCTGCTGTTGACATCTGGTCTGTTGGTTGCACATTCGCTGAGATGGTAATCTGGCAGCCTCTTTTCACCGGCAGGACTGAAATTGATCTACTGCTCTCAATATTTAG CATTTTGGGCACACCAAATGAAGAAACTTGGCCTGGGGTGACCTCTTTATCTGAACAGATTAATCATCTACCCAAGAGCAATCCTAAG GAGCTGGCAAAGGTGTTCCAAGATCTTGAACCTGCCGGAGTCAATCTTCTCTCT AAAATGCTGTGTCTGGACCCAAGCAAAAGAATTACTGCTCGCGATGCGCTCAAGCATGAGTATCTCACTTAG